A single genomic interval of Spirosoma linguale DSM 74 harbors:
- a CDS encoding ROK family protein (PFAM: ROK family protein~KEGG: ara:Arad_9637 transcriptional regulator protein), whose amino-acid sequence MTLGIEIGGTKLQLITGDATGQISQRFRYIVDPAQGAEGILAQISTTIRQLPEPPTAIGVGFGGPVDWTTGRIATSHQIGGWSGVDLAGWLREQVPGATVQVENDANVAALGEARKGVATGFNRVFYITLGSGVGGGMVVDRSLYHGALPGEAEIGHLWLVPPGDSTPGQTVEQTISGWAVDQQIRDLLPQLPDDSALKIAVQQAHASGAVGKEARFLHQAYEASDPVAKMLIEQIGSVLALALSHVVHLFHPDAIVLGGGLSLIGEPLRAAVRQTLPRFVMKTFHPAPIVLLAKLGEDAVPIGALMLTINTDD is encoded by the coding sequence ATGACTCTTGGTATTGAAATTGGCGGAACAAAGCTGCAACTGATCACAGGCGATGCTACCGGTCAGATTAGCCAGCGATTCCGCTACATCGTTGACCCCGCACAGGGCGCTGAAGGTATTCTGGCCCAAATTTCCACCACCATCCGACAACTTCCCGAACCGCCTACCGCTATTGGTGTTGGCTTCGGTGGCCCCGTCGACTGGACAACGGGCCGCATAGCTACGTCACATCAGATTGGCGGCTGGTCGGGGGTCGACCTCGCCGGATGGCTTCGGGAGCAGGTGCCGGGCGCTACCGTTCAGGTTGAGAATGACGCCAATGTGGCCGCCCTCGGTGAAGCCCGAAAAGGCGTTGCAACGGGTTTTAACCGGGTGTTTTACATCACCCTGGGCAGCGGTGTTGGCGGGGGCATGGTCGTCGACCGAAGCTTGTATCACGGCGCGCTGCCCGGCGAAGCGGAAATTGGGCATTTGTGGCTCGTCCCGCCCGGCGATTCAACACCGGGGCAAACGGTCGAGCAGACTATATCTGGCTGGGCCGTTGACCAGCAGATACGTGACCTTTTGCCGCAGCTACCAGACGACTCGGCATTGAAAATAGCCGTGCAACAGGCACATGCTTCCGGTGCTGTTGGTAAAGAAGCCCGGTTTTTACATCAGGCCTACGAAGCCAGCGACCCGGTTGCCAAAATGCTGATCGAGCAGATCGGTTCGGTGCTGGCACTGGCGTTATCGCACGTTGTTCATTTGTTTCATCCAGACGCTATTGTGCTGGGGGGTGGCCTGTCGCTCATTGGCGAACCGCTGCGGGCGGCCGTACGACAAACGCTCCCCCGCTTTGTCATGAAAACCTTTCATCCGGCTCCTATCGTACTTCTCGCCAAACTCGGTGAAGACGCGGTACCAATTGGCGCATTAATGCTAACCATCAATACGGATGACTGA
- a CDS encoding sugar isomerase (SIS) (KEGG: dal:Dalk_1695 sugar isomerase (SIS)) — protein sequence MNQTYFKNYLDRQKDAYDAIPIDRVEHLINLIKKCWEEDRQFFAFGNGGSASNVSHFITDLGKSASDRMGKRFRCLSLNENVSWITALGNDYAYEDIYLRQLQNYARPGDLVLTLSVSGNSPNVVKAVEWANENGLTTMALVGGKRGKLADIAHESIVIQDEHYGRVEDAQMTICHMLCYGFIES from the coding sequence ATGAACCAGACTTACTTTAAGAACTACCTCGACCGGCAGAAAGACGCGTACGATGCTATTCCCATTGACCGGGTGGAGCATTTGATCAACCTCATCAAGAAATGCTGGGAAGAAGACCGGCAGTTTTTTGCCTTCGGCAACGGGGGTAGTGCGTCTAACGTATCGCACTTTATTACCGACCTCGGCAAAAGTGCCTCGGACCGCATGGGGAAGCGGTTTCGGTGCCTGTCACTCAACGAAAATGTATCCTGGATTACGGCCCTCGGTAACGACTATGCCTACGAGGACATTTATCTGCGGCAGCTTCAAAACTACGCCCGCCCCGGCGATCTGGTGCTGACGCTAAGCGTGAGCGGTAACTCCCCTAACGTTGTCAAAGCCGTAGAATGGGCAAACGAGAACGGATTGACTACCATGGCACTCGTTGGTGGCAAGCGTGGTAAACTCGCCGACATAGCCCACGAGTCGATTGTTATTCAGGATGAGCACTACGGCCGGGTCGAAGATGCCCAGATGACCATCTGTCACATGTTGTGTTACGGATTTATTGAGAGTTAG
- a CDS encoding oxidoreductase molybdopterin binding protein (PFAM: oxidoreductase molybdopterin binding~KEGG: ade:Adeh_0361 molybdopterin-binding oxidoreductase) yields the protein MDANEKTDKIIEARMKLKRRFEEKMAQTPSMTDEKPRGSGPINRHGMPAVPVGQTVTTKWPVLDLGYQPAIPLDKWQLNIDGEVNNPVRLKWEDLMELPQVEDTSDFHCVTTWSRLDVPWVGVRFMDLAALVDPKGTATHVMCYGYDGYSTNVSLEEALKPDVLLVHTADGQPLTREHGGPLRMITPQLYAWKGSKWIKRIEFLTKNQLGFWEERGYSNTAYPWRNDRYS from the coding sequence ATGGACGCAAACGAAAAAACCGATAAAATCATTGAGGCCCGCATGAAACTCAAACGTCGGTTTGAGGAGAAAATGGCCCAGACGCCCTCCATGACGGACGAGAAGCCACGAGGCTCCGGGCCTATAAATCGACATGGTATGCCTGCCGTACCGGTTGGCCAAACGGTTACGACCAAATGGCCGGTACTGGATTTAGGCTATCAGCCCGCCATCCCGCTCGACAAGTGGCAACTCAATATTGATGGAGAAGTGAATAACCCAGTCCGGCTCAAATGGGAAGACCTGATGGAGCTACCGCAGGTAGAAGATACCAGCGATTTTCATTGTGTAACGACCTGGTCGCGGTTAGATGTCCCCTGGGTGGGTGTCCGGTTCATGGACCTGGCAGCCCTGGTAGACCCCAAAGGCACGGCTACGCACGTTATGTGTTATGGCTATGACGGCTACTCTACCAACGTCTCGCTGGAAGAAGCCCTAAAGCCCGATGTCCTGCTGGTACACACCGCCGACGGCCAGCCCTTAACCCGTGAACACGGTGGCCCACTGCGGATGATCACCCCGCAGCTATACGCCTGGAAAGGTTCAAAATGGATCAAGCGGATCGAATTCCTGACTAAAAATCAATTAGGCTTCTGGGAAGAACGCGGTTACTCCAACACCGCTTACCCCTGGAGAAATGATCGGTATTCTTAG
- a CDS encoding protein of unknown function DUF820 (PFAM: protein of unknown function DUF820~KEGG: scl:sce0505 hypothetical protein) — MVAEKVFTTPDLYLRQEREAAFKSEYIDGDIIPMAGASTNHNLIKENIAFYINLCIRNNGKGCRCMSSDQRVNVPTDSLVAYPDIVVVCGPNQYHDEVHDTLTNPMLLVEVLSPGTAALDRGDKFALYRQIPTLAEYVVIDSQHIRAEVFRRNEQGFWFIASEASAPEHAINIDSIGLSIVMTDAYAETEGILR; from the coding sequence ATGGTAGCAGAAAAAGTCTTTACTACCCCCGACTTGTATCTCCGGCAGGAGCGCGAAGCTGCGTTCAAAAGCGAATACATTGACGGAGATATTATCCCTATGGCCGGAGCATCTACCAATCACAACTTAATCAAAGAAAATATAGCCTTCTATATAAATCTTTGTATCCGAAATAATGGCAAGGGTTGCCGTTGTATGTCAAGCGACCAACGGGTAAACGTGCCAACGGATTCGTTGGTCGCTTACCCGGATATCGTCGTTGTTTGTGGCCCGAATCAATACCATGACGAAGTCCATGATACCCTAACCAATCCAATGCTCCTTGTAGAAGTTCTCTCACCCGGAACGGCCGCTCTCGACCGGGGGGATAAGTTTGCGCTTTACCGCCAGATTCCGACGCTGGCTGAATACGTCGTTATCGACTCGCAGCACATCCGGGCTGAGGTGTTCCGCCGGAATGAACAGGGATTCTGGTTCATTGCCTCCGAAGCCAGCGCCCCGGAACACGCCATCAATATCGATAGTATCGGCCTGTCAATAGTCATGACCGATGCCTACGCCGAGACGGAAGGCATTCTTCGGTAA
- a CDS encoding chorismate mutase (TIGRFAM: chorismate mutase~PFAM: prephenate dehydratase; amino acid-binding ACT domain protein; Chorismate mutase~KEGG: wsu:WS0332 chorismate mutase/prephenate dehydratase) has translation MTLESLRNDIDALDDQLLTLLNQRMELVRRVGDLKRTTNTVIYRPEREKQILDRLHEQNDGLLNRSAIEAIFLEIFAVSRNLELPERVAYLGPEGSFTHQAAESRFGAMSAYMALPTIRSVFESVETGRVRFGVVPIENNQEGVVEEAIDLLLEKDLRIAAEVQIPVHFTFATKAENLADITHIYSKDIAFRQCSRFLNDYFDELKAEMVPVESTSKAAKMAAQQPNTAAICSHIAAKLFDVPVLFDNIEDSDLNRTRFLILAKDFVNQPSGHDKTTLIARLPNTQSPGVLAEFLQEFNTRNINLTKIESRPLRDGATFRYWFLLECEGHASDPDLHEILNHHAAEVKLLGSYVRVS, from the coding sequence ATGACTTTAGAGTCTCTCCGTAATGACATTGATGCGCTCGATGATCAACTCCTGACGTTACTGAATCAACGAATGGAACTTGTGCGCCGGGTTGGCGACCTCAAACGTACAACCAATACGGTCATTTACCGGCCGGAGCGTGAGAAGCAAATTCTGGACCGGCTTCATGAGCAAAACGATGGTTTGCTGAACCGTTCGGCCATTGAAGCGATCTTTCTTGAAATCTTCGCTGTATCCCGTAACCTTGAGTTGCCCGAACGAGTGGCTTACCTAGGTCCTGAAGGTAGCTTTACGCACCAGGCGGCCGAAAGCCGGTTTGGAGCCATGAGCGCCTATATGGCCCTGCCAACAATCCGGTCGGTATTTGAAAGTGTCGAAACAGGGCGGGTTCGGTTTGGCGTTGTGCCCATCGAAAACAACCAGGAAGGGGTTGTAGAGGAAGCCATCGATCTGCTGCTGGAGAAAGACCTCAGAATTGCCGCCGAAGTGCAGATTCCGGTGCATTTTACCTTTGCCACGAAAGCCGAGAATTTAGCCGACATCACCCACATCTATTCAAAAGATATCGCTTTCCGGCAGTGCAGCCGGTTTCTGAACGATTATTTCGATGAGCTGAAAGCTGAGATGGTGCCGGTCGAATCGACATCGAAGGCGGCTAAAATGGCCGCTCAACAACCCAATACGGCAGCGATCTGCTCGCATATTGCCGCCAAGTTGTTCGACGTGCCGGTGCTGTTCGACAATATTGAAGATAGTGACCTGAACCGAACCCGGTTTTTGATTCTGGCTAAGGATTTTGTGAATCAGCCCAGTGGGCACGATAAAACCACTTTAATTGCCCGCCTACCGAATACCCAGTCGCCGGGGGTACTCGCCGAATTCCTACAGGAGTTTAACACCCGTAATATTAATCTGACAAAGATCGAAAGTCGGCCTTTGCGGGATGGGGCTACTTTCCGCTACTGGTTCCTGCTCGAATGCGAAGGCCACGCCAGTGACCCCGATTTGCACGAGATATTGAATCACCACGCGGCTGAGGTCAAGTTGCTGGGCAGTTATGTGCGCGTAAGCTAA
- a CDS encoding DNA topoisomerase type IIA subunit B region 2 domain protein (PFAM: DNA topoisomerase type IIA subunit B region 2 domain protein; ATP-binding region ATPase domain protein~SMART: DNA topoisomerase II; ATP-binding region ATPase domain protein~KEGG: dps:DP2280 DNA topoisomerase IV subunit B) — protein MAELLNQAVQYNEDSIRSLDWREHIRLRPGMYIGKLGDGSAADDGIYVLIKETIDNCIDEHVMGFGKVIEVRVTDHRVEVRDFGRGIPLGKVVEVVSKINTGGKYDSGAFQKSVGLNGVGTKAVNALSSYFRVQSFREGKTVWAEFDRGELKQRGEDATTERNGTLICFEPDDTVFKHFHFIPQFLENMIWNYCYLNAGLTISFNKQKYLSQNGLLDLLRDKTKKDEDSLRYPIIHLKGNDLEIALTHGNQYGEEYYSFVNGQYTTQGGTHLNALKEAVVETVRRHFDKNYEVSDIRSSIIAAVSIRVQEPVFESQTKTKLGSQNMSPEPNAQSVSSFVKDFVKERLDDFLHMNPAVREALKKRIEQSERERKELAGIKKLANDRAKKASLHNKKLRDCRNHLPDLKADDRYQSTLFITEGDSASGSITKSRNVQSQAVFSLRGKPLNCFGLTKKVVYENEEFNLLQHALDIEDGLEGLRYNRIVIATDADVDGMHIRLLMLTFFLQFFPDLVRNGHLYILETPLFRVRNPKNHKETTYCYSEDEKQKAIDKLTKAAKKVEITRFKGLGEISPDEFGLFIGENMRLEPVIMEKETSVPKLLSYYMGKNTPDRQRFIIDNLRIEKDVDEVALV, from the coding sequence ATGGCAGAATTGCTGAATCAAGCTGTTCAATACAACGAAGATAGTATCCGTTCACTGGATTGGCGAGAGCACATCCGTTTGCGGCCCGGTATGTATATCGGTAAACTTGGCGATGGGTCAGCCGCCGATGATGGCATCTATGTATTAATCAAAGAAACCATCGACAACTGTATCGATGAGCATGTCATGGGCTTTGGTAAAGTCATCGAAGTACGCGTAACGGATCATCGCGTTGAGGTACGGGATTTTGGCCGGGGCATTCCACTTGGTAAGGTTGTTGAAGTTGTTTCCAAAATAAACACGGGTGGTAAATACGATTCCGGGGCTTTCCAGAAATCGGTAGGACTTAATGGGGTCGGTACAAAAGCCGTCAATGCACTGTCCAGTTATTTCCGGGTTCAGTCGTTCCGGGAGGGTAAAACAGTTTGGGCCGAATTTGACCGGGGTGAGTTGAAGCAACGGGGCGAAGACGCCACGACCGAGCGAAACGGCACCCTCATCTGCTTTGAGCCGGATGATACGGTCTTCAAGCATTTTCATTTCATTCCCCAGTTTCTGGAGAATATGATCTGGAACTACTGCTACCTGAATGCTGGCCTGACCATCTCGTTCAACAAGCAAAAGTACCTCTCGCAAAATGGCCTGCTCGATCTGCTTCGTGACAAAACGAAGAAAGATGAAGACTCACTGCGATATCCGATCATCCATCTGAAAGGGAACGACCTCGAAATAGCCCTGACTCACGGGAATCAGTACGGCGAAGAATATTATTCGTTCGTAAACGGACAGTATACCACCCAGGGAGGCACGCACCTCAACGCGCTTAAAGAAGCGGTTGTGGAAACGGTTCGGCGCCATTTCGACAAGAACTACGAGGTGTCGGACATTCGTTCGTCAATCATTGCGGCCGTTAGTATTCGGGTGCAGGAACCCGTTTTTGAATCACAGACGAAAACGAAACTGGGTTCACAGAACATGTCGCCCGAGCCGAATGCGCAATCCGTAAGCTCCTTTGTGAAGGATTTTGTAAAAGAGCGTCTGGACGATTTCCTGCACATGAACCCCGCTGTTCGGGAAGCCCTCAAAAAGCGGATCGAACAATCGGAACGGGAACGGAAGGAACTGGCGGGTATCAAGAAACTGGCCAATGATCGTGCCAAAAAAGCAAGCCTTCATAATAAAAAATTGCGCGATTGCCGCAATCACCTGCCCGATCTGAAAGCCGATGATCGCTACCAGTCGACCCTGTTTATTACCGAGGGGGATTCGGCCAGCGGTTCGATTACCAAATCCCGAAATGTGCAGTCGCAGGCCGTTTTTAGTTTGCGGGGCAAGCCGCTCAACTGCTTTGGCCTGACCAAAAAAGTAGTGTATGAGAATGAAGAGTTTAACCTTCTCCAGCACGCACTCGACATTGAGGATGGGCTGGAAGGGTTACGGTACAACCGGATTGTTATTGCTACCGATGCCGACGTGGACGGCATGCACATTCGGCTCTTGATGCTGACGTTCTTTCTTCAGTTTTTCCCCGATCTGGTGCGTAATGGGCATTTATATATCCTTGAAACGCCGTTGTTCCGGGTTCGCAATCCGAAAAACCATAAAGAAACAACCTATTGCTATTCGGAAGACGAGAAACAGAAGGCGATTGATAAACTGACGAAAGCCGCCAAAAAAGTTGAAATAACCCGCTTTAAAGGACTTGGTGAAATTTCTCCCGACGAGTTTGGCTTGTTCATCGGCGAAAACATGCGTCTGGAACCGGTCATCATGGAGAAGGAAACGTCTGTTCCCAAGCTTCTTAGTTATTACATGGGCAAAAACACCCCCGACCGTCAGCGTTTCATTATCGACAACCTGCGTATTGAGAAAGACGTTGACGAAGTAGCCCTGGTGTAG